A section of the Drosophila sechellia strain sech25 chromosome 3L, ASM438219v1, whole genome shotgun sequence genome encodes:
- the LOC6620133 gene encoding acetylcholine receptor subunit alpha-like isoform X2, which produces MDEQQGSNVVAVGVDLSEFYMSVEWDILEVPAVRNEKFYTCCDEPYLDITFNITMRRKTLFYTVNIIIPCMGISFLTVLTFYLPSDSGEKVTLSISILISLHVFFLLVVEIIPPTSLVVPLLGKYLIFAMILVSISICVTVVVLNVHFRSPQTHKMAPWVKRVFIDFLPAFLFIKRPTYNFETSKLLLKDTHACFYPYYSATNIDRLASSGYNNSLPKEDLSQSITANGPFGGSCQVHGPVPPLTHCSSDEIAAVPDMDIGSLGMKSPILNNPAFSHSKCLPKIHKSCFCVRFIAEHTKMQEDSTKVKEDWKYVAMVLDRLFLWIFTLAVVVGTAGIILQAPTLYDDRIPIIEQKDLDFSGTSAGRCRPPQ; this is translated from the exons ATGGATGAACAACAGGGCAGCAACGTTGTTGCTGTGGGTGTGGACCTATCTGAATTTTATATGTCTGTGGAATGGGACATTCTCGAAGTTCCAGCTGTTAg GAATGAAAAGTTTTATACTTGTTGCGACGAGCCATACTTGGACATCACATTTAATATAACAATGAGAAGGAAGACGCTGTTTTATACtgttaatataataataccGTGCATGGGAATATCATTTTTAACCGTATTAACATTTTACCTTCCATCGGATAGTGGAGAAAAG GTCACACTATCTATTTCCATTCTCATTAGTCTTCATGTGTTCTTTCTTTTGGTGGTTGAAATTATACCACCAACGTCATTGGTTGTTCCGTTGCTGGGAAAATACCTCATATTTGCCATGATACTTGTGTCTATCAG TATCTGCGTGACGGTTGTTGTTTTGAACGTTCATTTTCGTTCACCTCAAACTCATAAAATGGCACCCTGGGTTAAGCGCGTCTTTATTGACTTTTTGCCAGCGTTTTTATTCATTAAAAGGCCGACGTACAACTTTGAAACAAG taaATTACTTTTGAAGGACACACATGCTTGCTTTTATCCTTACTATTCTGCGACAAATATTGATCGACTCGCGTCTTCAGGATACAACAATAGTCTGCCAAAGGAAGATTTATCGCAAAG CATTACGGCGAATGGACCGTTTGGAGGAAGTTGCCAGGTTCATGGCCCAGTGCCGCCACTCACCCATTGTAGTTCAGACGAAATAGCCGCCGTCCCCGATATGGATATCGGATCCTTAGGGATGAAAAGTCCCATTTTAAACAATCCAGCATTTTCCCATTCTAAATGCCTTCCTAAAATTCACAAAAGCTGTTTTTGTGTGCGCTTTATTGCAGAGCATACAAAAATGCAAGAGGACTCAACAAAA gtTAAAGAGGATTGGAAATACGTTGCTATGGTGTTGGATAGACTTTTTTTGTGGATATTCACGTTGGCAGTTGTGGTTGGGACCGCCGGAATAATTTTACAAGCTCCTACGTTATATGACGACCGCATCCCAATTATTGAACAAAAGGACTTGGACTTCTCGGGAACATCAGCCGGACGCTGTAGACCTCCGCAATAA
- the LOC116800900 gene encoding uncharacterized protein LOC116800900: MHTTSAARPGSFNRLPALLSQLTARSAGVTGKKTTTTTGAKVMKRKFVAKFCHPDLPHGRSCLHHAAATRKILRFSRSTYSVPPATRVLFSTSQVLLAAARPDNMSYQLSQLGATP, encoded by the exons ATGCATACGACCAGCGCTGCCAGACCGGGGAGCTTTAACCGTTTACCAGCACTACTATCCCAGCTGACTGCGAGATCAGCTGGCGTTACCGGCAAGAAAACAACGACGACGACAGGAGCGAAAGTAATGAAGAGAAAGTTCGTTGCCAAGTTCTGCCACCCTGACCTGCCCCATGGCCGCTCCTGTCTCCACCACGCCGCCGCGACCCGGAAAATTTTGAGATTTTCCAGGAGCACCTACTCGGTGCCCCCAGCTACTCGCGTGCTCTTTTCCACCTCCCAG GTGCTGCTGGCGGCTGCGAGACCCGACAATATGTCTTACCAATTGTCGCAGCTAGGAGCGACTCCCTAA